Proteins found in one Salvia splendens isolate huo1 chromosome 10, SspV2, whole genome shotgun sequence genomic segment:
- the LOC121752418 gene encoding synaptotagmin-1-like isoform X2 gives MGFVSMIMGFCGFGVGISSGLVAGYFLFIYFQPSDVKNPTIRPLVQQDSKTLQQLLPEIPFWVKNPDYDRVDWLNKFLEVMWPYLDKAICKTAKNIATPIISEQIPKYKIESLEFEALTLGALPPTFQGNPNVTVAVKAYGLKATVQVVDLQVFALPRITLKPLVPSFPCFANIFVSLMEKPRVDFGLKLGGADLMSIPGLYGFVQETIKDQVANMYLWPKTLEVQVLDPTKAMKKPVGILHAKVVRALKLKKKDLLGASDPYVKLKLTETKAPSKKTTVKHKNLNPEWNEEFSMVVKDPETQALELLVYDWEQVGKHEKMGMNVVPLKDLPPDEAKTLTLPLLKNMDPNDVQNDKVRGQIEVEVTYKPFKDEDLPKDFEETGDVQKAPDGTPPGGGALVVTVHEAQDVEGKHHTNPYVRIICKGEERKTKQVKKNRDPRWDEVFTFMMEEPPLKDKLHVEVLSTSTRIGLLHPKETLGYVDISLADVVSNKRINEKFHLIDSKNGRIQIELQWQTS, from the exons ATGGGTTTTGTCAGCATGATAATGGGGTTTTGTGGATTTGGAGTAGGGATTTCTTCTGGATTGGTAGCTGGATATTTCTTATTCATCTACTTTCAGCCTTCCGATGTTAag AATCCTACAATCCGCCCTTTGGTTCAGCAAGACTCTAAAACTCTGCAACAGTTATTACCTGAAATACCCTTCTGGGTGAAAAATCCAGACTATGATCGT GTTGACTGGCTCAACAAGTTTCTTGAAGTTATGTGGCCTTACCTGGACAAG GCAATTTGCAAGACAGCCAAAAATATTGCTACTCCAATTATTTCTGAACAAattccaaaatataaaattgagtcCCTCGAATTCGAAGCACTAACTCTGGGAGCTCTACCACCTACTTTTCAAG GAAATCCTAATGTCACTGTTGCAGTGAAAGCCTATGGACTAAAAGCAACAGTTCAG GTTGTTGATTTGCAAGTCTTTGCTCTGCCCCGCATTACGCTTAAGCCTCTCGTTCCTAGCTTTCCATGTTTCGCAAACATCTTTGTGTCTCTTATGGAGAAG CCTCGTGTTGACTTTGGGCTTAAGCTTGGTGGGGCTGATCTCATGTCAATTCCTGGCTTATATGGGTTTGTACAG GAGACTATTAAAGATCAAGTTGCTAACATGTATCTATGGCCTAAAACCCTTGAAGTGCAAGTTTTAGATCCGACAAA AGCTATGAAGAAGCCTGTTGGGATTCTCCATGCGAAGGTTGTGCGGGCACTAAAGCTGAAGAAGAAAGATCTACTAGGGGCATCCGATCCTTATGTTAAACTGAAGCTCACTGAAACAAAGGCTCCATCCAAGAAGACTACAGTGAAGCATAAGAATTTGAATCCCGAGTGGAATGAAGAATTCAGCATGGTAGTAAAAGATCCTGAAACACAAGCATTGGAACTTCTTGTTTATGACTGGGAGCAG GTGGGCAAACATGAAAAGATGGGTATGAACGTAGTTCCACTGAAGGACCTCCCCCCGGATGAAGCAAAAACTTTGACGCTGCCTCTGCTTAAGAATATGGACCCAAATGATGTTCAAAATGATAAGGTGCGTGGTCAGATTGAGGTCGAGGTGACATACAAACCTTTCAAGGATGAGGATTTGCCCAAAGATTTTGAGGAAACTGGTGATGTACAAAAGGCCCCTGATGGTACACCTCCGGGTGGAGGTGCACTAGTGGTTACAGTCCATGAAGCTCAAGATGTTGAGGGAAAGCACCACACTAACCCATATGTCCGCATCATTTGCAAAGGAGAGGAGCGAAAAACTAAG CAAGTTAAGAAGAACCGGGATCCTAGGTGGGATGAGGTTTTCACATTTATGATGGAAGAACCACCTTTGAAGGATAAACTCCATGTGGAAGTACTCAGCACGTCAACCAGGATTGGCCTGCTGCACCCAAAG GAAACATTAGGTTATGTTGATATCAGCCTAGCAGATGTTGTCAGCAACAAAAGGATCAACGAGAAGTTCCATCTCATCGACTCGAAGAATGGGCGGATACAAATTGAGCTGCAGTGGCAAACATCTTGA
- the LOC121752418 gene encoding synaptotagmin-1-like isoform X1 yields MGFVSMIMGFCGFGVGISSGLVAGYFLFIYFQPSDVKNPTIRPLVQQDSKTLQQLLPEIPFWVKNPDYDRVDWLNKFLEVMWPYLDKAICKTAKNIATPIISEQIPKYKIESLEFEALTLGALPPTFQGMKVYLTEEKELIMEPALKWAGNPNVTVAVKAYGLKATVQVVDLQVFALPRITLKPLVPSFPCFANIFVSLMEKPRVDFGLKLGGADLMSIPGLYGFVQETIKDQVANMYLWPKTLEVQVLDPTKAMKKPVGILHAKVVRALKLKKKDLLGASDPYVKLKLTETKAPSKKTTVKHKNLNPEWNEEFSMVVKDPETQALELLVYDWEQVGKHEKMGMNVVPLKDLPPDEAKTLTLPLLKNMDPNDVQNDKVRGQIEVEVTYKPFKDEDLPKDFEETGDVQKAPDGTPPGGGALVVTVHEAQDVEGKHHTNPYVRIICKGEERKTKQVKKNRDPRWDEVFTFMMEEPPLKDKLHVEVLSTSTRIGLLHPKETLGYVDISLADVVSNKRINEKFHLIDSKNGRIQIELQWQTS; encoded by the exons ATGGGTTTTGTCAGCATGATAATGGGGTTTTGTGGATTTGGAGTAGGGATTTCTTCTGGATTGGTAGCTGGATATTTCTTATTCATCTACTTTCAGCCTTCCGATGTTAag AATCCTACAATCCGCCCTTTGGTTCAGCAAGACTCTAAAACTCTGCAACAGTTATTACCTGAAATACCCTTCTGGGTGAAAAATCCAGACTATGATCGT GTTGACTGGCTCAACAAGTTTCTTGAAGTTATGTGGCCTTACCTGGACAAG GCAATTTGCAAGACAGCCAAAAATATTGCTACTCCAATTATTTCTGAACAAattccaaaatataaaattgagtcCCTCGAATTCGAAGCACTAACTCTGGGAGCTCTACCACCTACTTTTCAAG GTATGAAAGTCTATCTTACTGAAGAAAAGGAGTTGATTATGGAACCTGCTTTGAAATGGGCAGGAAATCCTAATGTCACTGTTGCAGTGAAAGCCTATGGACTAAAAGCAACAGTTCAG GTTGTTGATTTGCAAGTCTTTGCTCTGCCCCGCATTACGCTTAAGCCTCTCGTTCCTAGCTTTCCATGTTTCGCAAACATCTTTGTGTCTCTTATGGAGAAG CCTCGTGTTGACTTTGGGCTTAAGCTTGGTGGGGCTGATCTCATGTCAATTCCTGGCTTATATGGGTTTGTACAG GAGACTATTAAAGATCAAGTTGCTAACATGTATCTATGGCCTAAAACCCTTGAAGTGCAAGTTTTAGATCCGACAAA AGCTATGAAGAAGCCTGTTGGGATTCTCCATGCGAAGGTTGTGCGGGCACTAAAGCTGAAGAAGAAAGATCTACTAGGGGCATCCGATCCTTATGTTAAACTGAAGCTCACTGAAACAAAGGCTCCATCCAAGAAGACTACAGTGAAGCATAAGAATTTGAATCCCGAGTGGAATGAAGAATTCAGCATGGTAGTAAAAGATCCTGAAACACAAGCATTGGAACTTCTTGTTTATGACTGGGAGCAG GTGGGCAAACATGAAAAGATGGGTATGAACGTAGTTCCACTGAAGGACCTCCCCCCGGATGAAGCAAAAACTTTGACGCTGCCTCTGCTTAAGAATATGGACCCAAATGATGTTCAAAATGATAAGGTGCGTGGTCAGATTGAGGTCGAGGTGACATACAAACCTTTCAAGGATGAGGATTTGCCCAAAGATTTTGAGGAAACTGGTGATGTACAAAAGGCCCCTGATGGTACACCTCCGGGTGGAGGTGCACTAGTGGTTACAGTCCATGAAGCTCAAGATGTTGAGGGAAAGCACCACACTAACCCATATGTCCGCATCATTTGCAAAGGAGAGGAGCGAAAAACTAAG CAAGTTAAGAAGAACCGGGATCCTAGGTGGGATGAGGTTTTCACATTTATGATGGAAGAACCACCTTTGAAGGATAAACTCCATGTGGAAGTACTCAGCACGTCAACCAGGATTGGCCTGCTGCACCCAAAG GAAACATTAGGTTATGTTGATATCAGCCTAGCAGATGTTGTCAGCAACAAAAGGATCAACGAGAAGTTCCATCTCATCGACTCGAAGAATGGGCGGATACAAATTGAGCTGCAGTGGCAAACATCTTGA
- the LOC121751069 gene encoding protein MCM10 homolog produces MSTPNHQDDLDLLMSLEDRVLETPPASPSGYLSDDGRQQRTGPVDLSAFRDVVGDCLDYDAKDAKRARSSGKSKSKSSKDIEVEKFSGLRIRNPVVSRVELSNHLSDIKYVQLDTIKNLIKGDTLSGCWATIGVLAEKGAPRMSSIGKTFAIWKIGCLGDETISLFLFGDAYQKSCEAKVGTIFALLNCSIRKDKPGTFSLSIFAAKHILKLGTSADMGVCQGKGKEGAPCTAVIDKRRRKFCNFHAQNSSKKYTSTRTELKGGNLRTGYRDYLKSEGIYVVKPKEEKTSSTKSTKLLSVEGLKRALSKAAKVTTNVHSQGIRFMNHITAERDIKLNKAASLPRQQTSRPDNNRLVRFRKGQEPDAKRLKADPKKSQEKNTKEVGVKMIELDFPSSDEEL; encoded by the exons ATGTCGACACCTAACCACCAAGACGATCTCGATCTCCTCATGTCGCTCGAGGATCGCGTGCTCGAAACGCCACCGGCTTCTCCATCAG GGTATTTGTCAGATGATGGGAGGCAACAGCGAACTGGGCCTGTGGATTTGTCTGCTTTCCGAGATGTGGTGGGAGATTGCCTTGATTATGATGCTAAAGATGCCAAGAGAGCTCGGAGCTCTGGGAAGAGCAAGAGCAAAAGCTCGAAAGATATTGAAGTTGAGAAGTTTTCAGGATTGCGAATCAG GAATCCAGTGGTCTCCCGTGTTGAGTTGAGCAACCATTTATCGGATATTAAATATGTTCAGTTAGACACAATAAA GAATTTGATAAAAGGAGATACTCTGTCTGGGTGTTGGGCCACTATTGGTGTTTTAGCAGAAAAGGGTGCACCGAGGATGAGTTCTATAGGAAAGACTTTTGCAATTTGGAAAATTGGATGCTTAGGTGATGAGACCATTTCTCTCTTCTTGTTTGGGGATGCATATCAAAAGAGCTGTGAGGCGAAAGTTGGAACCATCTTCGCCCTACTCAATTGCAGCATCCGCAAAGATAAACCA GGAACATTTTCATTGAGTATCTTTGCAGCTAAGCATATTCTGAAGCTAGGCACTTCTGCAGATATGGGGGTTTGTCAGGGAAAAGGAAAGGaaggagccccttgcacagcagTTATCGACAA ACGGCGTAGAAAATTCTGCAACTTCCACGCACAG AATTCTTCGAAGAAATACACATCTACAAGGACAGAGCTCAAAGGAGG GAATTTAAGGACAGGCTACAGAGATTATCTCAAGTCTGAAGGAATCTATGTGGTGAAACCTAAAGAAGAGAAAACAAGCTCAACAAAGTCTACTAAGTTATTGTCTGTGGAAGGACTTAAGAGAGCATTGAG CAAGGCAGCCAAAGTGACAACAAATGTACACTCTCAAGGAATAAGGTTTATGAATCACATCACAG CGGAAAGGGATATCAAATTGAACAAAGCCGCTAGCCTTCCACGTCAGCAAACGAGTAGACCAGACAACAACAG GTTGGTCAGATTCAGAAAAGGCCAAGAACCAGATGCCAAGAGATTGAAAGCAGATCCGAAGAAGTCCCAAGAAAAGAACACCAAAGAGGTTGGTGTTAAGATGATTGAGTTAGATTTTCCTAGTTCCGATGAAGAGCTTTGA
- the LOC121753205 gene encoding WD-40 repeat-containing protein MSI2-like — MAEEAMVEEEFSVWKKNTPLLYDLVVCHSLEWPSLTVQWLPTPPSSDSDDLAAHKLILGTHTSDDCPNFLMLADAFLPRDPTSAIDVDPENSIVPRVDIVQKIRVDGEVNRSRCMLQNPALIAAKTNIPEIFVFDTTKQLEDANVSCCNPDLRLRGHDKEGYGLSWSSFKEGYLLSGSNDCKICLWDVSATPQEKVLDAKFTYEGHENVVEDVSWHLKNENLFGSVGDDGKLVIWDLRTNKFQHSVVVHEKEVNYLSFNPFNEWVVATASSDSTVGLFDMRNLNAPLHALSSHEKEVFQVEWDPNHETILASAADDRRLMVWDLNRIGDEQLEGEAEDGPPELLFSHGGHKAKISDFSWNKNQPWVISSVAEDNTLQVWQMAESIYRDDDFP; from the exons atggCAGAGGAGGCGATGGTGGAGGAGGAGTTTTCTGTGTGGAAGAAGAACACGCCGTTGCTGTATGACCTTGTTGTATGCCACTCCCTCGAATGGCCGTCACTCACCGTCCAGTGGCTGCCGACGCCGCCTTCATCTGACTCCGACGATCTCGCCGCGCACAAATTGATCCTCGGGACGCATACATCCGATGATTGCCCCAATTTCCTCATGCTCGCCGACGCCTTCCTCCCTCGCGACCCCACCTCCGCCATCGATGTCGACCCCGAGAACTCAATCGTCCCTAGG GTGGATATAGTACAAAAAATTCGAGTCGACGGAGAAGTGAATCGGTCGCGATGTATGCTACAGAACCCGGCTTTAATCGCTGCAAAGACCAATATTCCCGAAATATTCGTGTTTGACACTACTAAGCAGCTGGAGGATGCCAATGTTAGTTGTTGTAATCCGGACTTGAGACTTCGTGGACATGATAAAGAAGGATATGGTTTGTCGTGGAGCTCTTTCAAAGAAGGGTATCTATTGAGTGGTTCGAACGATTGCAAAATTTGTCTGTGGGATGTCTCTGCAACGCCTCAAGAGAAAGTGCTTGATGCAAAGTTTACTTATGAG GGCCATGAGAATGTGGTTGAGGATGTATCGTGGCATTtaaagaatgagaacttgttcgGCTCTGTGGGGGATGACGGCAAACTAGTTATTTGGGACTTGCGCACGAACAAGTTCCAGCACTCTGTTGTTGTACATGAGAAAGAG GtgaattatttatctttcaatcCATTTAATGAGTGGGTTGTGGCAACTGCGTCCTCTGATTCTACAGTTGGTCTATTTGATATGCGGAACTTGAATGCTCCTCTGCATGCTCTAAGCAGTCATGA GAAAGAGGTATTCCAGGTTGAATGGGATCCTAACCACGAAACGATTCTTGCATCTGCTGCTGATGACAGAAGGTTGATGGTTTGGGACCTTAACAG GATTGGAGACGAGCAACTAGAAGGCGAAGCTGAAGATGGTCCTCCTGAACTCCTATTCTCCCATGGAGGTCATAAAGCAAAGATTTCAGACTTTTCATGGAATAAGAATCAACCATGGGTCATCTCGAGCGTAGCAGAGGACAACACACTGCAGGTCTGGCAAATGGCAGAAAGCATCTACCGTGACGATGATTTTCCATAG